Proteins co-encoded in one Methylomonas albis genomic window:
- a CDS encoding carbonic anhydrase, whose product MASNRDMNHNFTLIVCLTVFSQVLHPTETFAADGHADPHWTYEEQESWGELKDQLYRPPFPYAECGIGQKQSPVNIETASAVKAEKIDELQPNYLEIPLSLTNNGHTIRANTTKGTLNFGNNEYDLVQFHFHAPSEHLLNGVAYPLEIHFVNGTADGRMAVLGVLVKAGGHNPAFQAILEQSPNHIGDTVNPPAMILPARLLPENTQHFYTYAGSLTTPPCSEGVQWFILQDTLEVSEQQIRDFNAKFYHDNARVEQKLNGRVLDAH is encoded by the coding sequence ATGGCTTCTAATCGCGATATGAACCACAACTTTACGCTGATCGTTTGTTTGACCGTTTTCAGTCAGGTATTACATCCTACCGAGACATTCGCAGCCGACGGCCATGCCGATCCGCACTGGACTTACGAGGAACAAGAAAGCTGGGGCGAATTAAAAGACCAACTCTACAGACCACCTTTTCCTTACGCGGAATGCGGCATCGGCCAAAAGCAATCGCCGGTGAACATCGAAACGGCTAGCGCCGTTAAAGCTGAAAAGATAGATGAACTGCAACCCAACTATCTGGAAATACCGCTGAGTCTAACCAACAACGGCCATACCATCAGAGCCAACACCACAAAAGGCACCTTGAACTTTGGCAATAACGAATACGATTTGGTGCAATTTCATTTTCACGCGCCCAGCGAGCATTTACTGAACGGCGTGGCCTATCCGCTGGAGATTCATTTTGTCAACGGTACGGCCGATGGTCGGATGGCGGTGCTGGGTGTATTGGTCAAAGCCGGCGGCCATAACCCGGCGTTCCAGGCAATCCTTGAACAATCGCCCAACCACATCGGAGACACCGTCAATCCACCCGCGATGATCCTCCCCGCGCGCTTACTGCCGGAAAATACTCAACATTTCTACACCTATGCCGGCTCATTAACCACCCCGCCCTGCAGCGAAGGTGTGCAGTGGTTCATCCTGCAAGACACCCTGGAAGTATCGGAACAGCAAATAAGAGATTTCAACGCCAAGTTCTACCATGACAATGCCCGTGTCGAACAAAAACTAAATGGCCGAGTATTGGACGCGCATTGA